TGTTATTCTTACTAATCAAAGTAAAGTTTAAAAAgtgacaaatatttttataaacataattaccaaaattaaattttttgaaaataattgtgtCTGTTAGCGTAAAATTGCATGCTCGTACAATTTATAACATCGAAGTCTTCAATTAACTTCAGCAGTGCACTTCGAATTTTAACGAATTTAAAGTGTGATTAGccaaattaaagaaaaaaaaaaaaccaaagtaTTGGGTATCaactatcattatatttaataataaaattatgtacatatacaaatttaGATGgccaaaattttttttataaatattctataaacaTCATTGTGCGATTGCTTACCATATCTTACCAGTGAATACTGTATCaaattcttttacatataaagAGCAATACAATTAAGTTACGAAAAATcgaagatcttttttctttgtaaattaCGTTATATACGAAGTATAagttttcataattttcttattaatttatagtaGTTTGTTTCTACTATCTTAAAACCATCATAATGCAAtcagaagaaaataaacgtaagGGAGATTTTTTACATCATACAAATAGCcctgaaaaaataagaaaagtaggCCAGACTAGTAGCAGATTTGTAGATACGTTAATAGGACAATGGTCGAAACATACAGGAATGCAGATTTCTTCAATGCAAGTACGTTCGATTCTGGaagatttacttttttaactaaaattattctcattacaattaacaaattcaattttcaggtaaaagattataaatcaAGTATAGATGAAacagaacaaacaaacaatcaAGATCTCACAATACAAATTTTGCagaaaaaattacaagaggcagaagataatataattacgcTTTCAACGAATTTAGAAAATGAACTCAGTATTAAAGACGAAATATCAGAGAAGttagatattaatatcaatcttATTGTAACATTAGTACATTTCTCagttttaatgtattttttttcatagattgACTTCTACATGGGAATCTATAGATACGATAACGaactattgtaattatatgtCTGAAAGTATGAAAACATTTCAAGaacatataaatcatttaactACTTTATACAATACTATAATAGATATGCAAAAAAATACAGTAGAACGACAAGAACAACAACTCTATGATATGAAAACAAAAGGTATCTAATCTAATCAACATAAagtatattacaatttttatattactaattaatttattaattttttacaaacatAGATGCTGATCATCAAAAGTATATTAATCaagtagaagaaaatttaatgatacaagaaaaaaagtaaatactgttttttatacattatatattagtttACATGAAacttattgtatataatagtcttacacttttaaatattctatagaATACAAGAATTGATTTCTGTAAAACAtatattagaagaagaagcaaaaagtTATGAAGAGAAATTATCTTTTGAGAAAAACTATTTAATAAGTCTTCATACAGAAGAGAaactaaaattaataaaagtatgttttcttatatattcacatattaatgtacaattaataataattcgaatgacttaataatgttaataatgttCTTTTCAGGAACatgaaattgttataaatgaaaaggacCAGTTACAATTATCCATAAaacaaatggaagaaaaaacaaagaatacaGTAGACTTAATTACTGAAAAGGAAATATGCATTACTAAATTACaagaagaaatgaattctTACATGTAAGTAAAGATgagtataagaaaatattattgcattaattctatataatttttttctacattttattttatatgtcagAAATCAGATAACAGTACTCTCATCTCAGAATACAGAATTAATaggaaatatcgaaaaattagaaaaagagaaagaaaaagaaacacaagaAAAAGCAAATGAGGTATGTAATAAAACTagaatattcaaatttatactGTCATGATTGATAtcaacatatttataattttaatataggtAAAACAATTGTTAGAAGTGATAAGTaaaaacaaagcaaaagaGAATGAATTAACTGAAAGTATAGGACAAAAAATGGAACTATGTAGATACcttgagaataatttattagatactaaaaataaattagaacaaGCAGGAAATActatacaaaatttaaaaagtaatgaaaatgtTACTATTATAAATCTTCAAAAAGCTATGGAGactttacaaaaagaaaaatcagaaatGTACACGGAATATCAAACACAGATTCAggtctttatatatttctaagattaattataaatatttataggatgttttatatttattttctttatctagcaTATAAaacaatctgaaaaaaaagttcaagAAAAGCAAGAAGCTACTTTAAAGGAGGAATTTAAAACTACCACtacaaaaatgaagaatacaATAGAACAATTGAAAGAAGATATTACAAAACTTCATGAAGCACTCGAAGAAGCTAAagctgaaaataatatattgcgAAATAAAGGTTTtgaaattaaagagaataataataagttaaagaaaagtgttagtaatatttccaaatataaagaaaaaaatcaaactgAATCTgagttagaaaataaatatacaaagtaTCAAAAAGAATTAGCCTTGGCTGAACAAAAATATAGAAGCATACAAGTTAAATTTGATAAACAAATGGAAACACAActggatatattaaaaattccacCATTTTCACATTCTCAatctcaaaataataaaaagttacaaaatgtaagtactttttaaatacgtaaaatcgaatattaatgtaaaaataatataacattatgttaaatcaaaaagagatgaatataatttcaactaatatttttttagataaaagataaagaggaactTTTCAATGAATTGCAAAAATCGTCTTCGCAACAAACACCAACACAAATGTTTAGTGTTATAGCAAGTCAAGACAAAATTAcggtataataaatacatttttatttgtaggaacatgataacttttattatttactatatatatatttaatattatatatcatttatttcataatatattttttctactaATTAGGAAACGGAGAGTTCACCTGGTGAAAAAAAGTTCTTTAAGTTAAGAAATACACAAGTTCGACGATATGGAAATCAAAAGAACAGAATTATTAGAACATAACATATTCGTTTATACACGTTACCATATGCATAATCAAGgagaaatatacaatttttatatttttgttataataatattattgcacAAACTATTTTGaagtaacaattaaaaaagtcGAGATTTTAATTCAACTTTTTACTCcagtatcattattaacatttttgtaAATCTAATCAATAATAGGAGTAAAATACCTAAAAATCAagtcaattaaattatatttgctaatttttttaagttaaatACCAACCttcattaaaatacatttaaacatttgtataattctttatataatacatatatagtaaaaaacatgagaagtattatttaatatataacatttcgcTGTATATgcaataacaaattataatagatgataatatattttttacaaagaaacaaaatatttatagacatatttaaaacttttgtaaaaatttttgttttttttatgtatatgtaaattatttcattagcatttctaaactttttaaaattaatatttacaatatttatacaaataattaatcattcatCAAAGTTGAAGCACTATCCCATTTCATGGATCTTTCTACAGCCATTTTCCACTTAGAATATCTGAGATCTCGttctaaacaaaatataaaaagataatatatcattagaaaaatctttaaatattaataaataattataaaataaaatatgtaattctTTACCATCTTCTCCTATCGTTGGTGTAAATTTTGTAACTTGCGATGCAtctatatcattaatatcaattataccAATTCCAAGACCTGCCAAAATAGCTGCACCTAAGGCTGTTGTTTCCACCATATTAGGTCTTACTGCAACATAGTTTTATAAACTTGATattcttttaacaaattttaataaaaaatttacttgcagttataatacaaaaatattcgtatataccAACGCTTATTCCAGTTAAATCTGCCTGAAGTTgcatcaataaattatttacagtCATTCCACCATCGACTTGAAGTGTCATTAATTTGGTACCAGAATCTTTTACCATAGCTTCTAAAATATCTCTTGTTTGGAAACATACAGCTTCAAGAGCAGCTCTTATAATATGATACTGTTGTGTATCTTCAGTAATACCACAGATAACTCTaaacaataatgaaataataaaaaataattcaacgtttattatttaattcgatttacgaaatatataccCGCGAGCGTCTTGTTGCCAATAAGGGGCATATAATCCAGAAAATGCTGGGACGAAATATACATCTCCAGAACATCTTACACTTTCTGCCATATCTTGTGACTGTGCAAGATTACTAAAGAGTtctaaattatcttttaaccAAGCTAAAGCAGCTCCTGCTACTGCCACTGATCCTTCTAGCGCATAAATTGCTGGTGATTTTCCTATTTTATAAGCAATCGTTGTTATTAAACCTTGAGTTGAATCAATTTtctgaaaacaataaaaaataaatagataatacaGAGCATAAATAATAGTGTCCGCAACcacataattaatttaaataatatgtatacctACAACATTTCCAgtattataaagtaaaaaacagCCAGTGCCATAAGTAGCTTTTGCCTCTCCTGGTTTTAAACACAACTGACCTAACAAAGCTC
This portion of the Vespa velutina chromosome 4, iVesVel2.1, whole genome shotgun sequence genome encodes:
- the LOC124948946 gene encoding CAP-Gly domain-containing linker protein 1-like, with translation MQSEENKRKGDFLHHTNSPEKIRKVGQTSSRFVDTLIGQWSKHTGMQISSMQVKDYKSSIDETEQTNNQDLTIQILQKKLQEAEDNIITLSTNLENELSIKDEISEKLTSTWESIDTITNYCNYMSESMKTFQEHINHLTTLYNTIIDMQKNTVERQEQQLYDMKTKDADHQKYINQVEENLMIQEKKIQELISVKHILEEEAKSYEEKLSFEKNYLISLHTEEKLKLIKEHEIVINEKDQLQLSIKQMEEKTKNTVDLITEKEICITKLQEEMNSYINQITVLSSQNTELIGNIEKLEKEKEKETQEKANEVKQLLEVISKNKAKENELTESIGQKMELCRYLENNLLDTKNKLEQAGNTIQNLKSNENVTIINLQKAMETLQKEKSEMYTEYQTQIQHIKQSEKKVQEKQEATLKEEFKTTTTKMKNTIEQLKEDITKLHEALEEAKAENNILRNKGFEIKENNNKLKKSVSNISKYKEKNQTESELENKYTKYQKELALAEQKYRSIQVKFDKQMETQLDILKIPPFSHSQSQNNKKLQNIKDKEELFNELQKSSSQQTPTQMFSVIASQDKITETESSPGEKKFFKLRNTQVRRYGNQKNRIIRT